In the genome of Desulfuromonas sp. DDH964, one region contains:
- the dksA gene encoding RNA polymerase-binding protein DksA: MEKAKIEEFRKILQEQLEDLVREAGKTVSEMTDEKTNFPDPTDRASLESDRNFELRIRDRERKLIMKIREALERIELGEFGICENCEEEIGEARLKARPVTTLCIECKTEQERQEKIG, encoded by the coding sequence ATGGAGAAGGCAAAAATCGAGGAATTCCGCAAGATTCTTCAGGAACAACTTGAGGATCTGGTGCGCGAGGCTGGCAAGACGGTCTCCGAAATGACCGACGAAAAGACCAACTTCCCTGATCCGACCGACCGGGCTTCGCTGGAGTCGGACCGCAATTTTGAGCTGCGCATTCGCGACCGCGAGCGCAAGCTGATCATGAAGATCCGCGAGGCCCTGGAGCGGATTGAACTCGGCGAATTCGGTATCTGTGAAAATTGCGAAGAGGAGATTGGCGAGGCACGGCTCAAGGCCCGGCCGGTGACTACGCTCTGTATCGAATGTAAAACCGAACAGGAGCGGCAGGAGAAGATCGGCTGA
- the moaC gene encoding cyclic pyranopterin monophosphate synthase MoaC, which translates to MSEEKFSHFDADGRAIMVEVGDKPATRRTAVARGEVRMQEATLQRILDRSLEKGDVLGVARLAGIMAAKKTAELIPLCHPLALTSVAIDFVPFPGAGRLGIEATVRVTGNTGVEMEALTAVSVAALTVYDMCKAIDRGMEIASVQLLEKHGGKSGSFIRDAAGRPV; encoded by the coding sequence ATGAGCGAGGAGAAATTCAGTCATTTTGACGCCGACGGCCGCGCGATCATGGTCGAGGTGGGCGACAAGCCGGCGACCCGGCGCACGGCGGTGGCGAGGGGCGAGGTGCGGATGCAGGAGGCCACCCTGCAGCGGATTCTCGACCGCAGCCTGGAGAAGGGCGATGTCCTGGGTGTCGCGCGGCTCGCCGGGATCATGGCGGCGAAGAAGACCGCGGAGCTGATCCCGCTCTGCCATCCCCTGGCCCTGACCTCGGTGGCGATCGACTTCGTCCCCTTCCCCGGCGCGGGGCGGCTCGGGATCGAAGCGACGGTCAGGGTGACTGGGAACACCGGGGTCGAGATGGAAGCACTCACCGCCGTATCGGTAGCGGCGCTGACCGTTTATGACATGTGCAAGGCAATTGACCGGGGGATGGAGATCGCCTCTGTGCAGCTGCTCGAAAAGCATGGCGGCAAGAGCGGATCGTTTATTCGTGATGCGGCCGGCCGGCCTGTTTGA
- the radA gene encoding DNA repair protein RadA produces the protein MAQQTKTFYSCQQCGLQSPKWLGKCPDCGQWNSLVEETRVVTKGGAARALPPAGKPQLLSEVKISEEDRICCGILELDRVLGGGVVPGSLTLIGGDPGIGKSTLLLQAIDRLAANGKALYVTAEESTRQVKLRGDRLGVASPNLYLLAETSLEAVFERVRELRPSFLVIDSIQTIHTAALESAPGSVSQVRECAARLMQQAKGEGVPTFIVGHVTKDGAIAGPRMLEHLVDTVLYFEGDPGHPYRILRAVKNRFGSTNEIGVFSMVEAGLQEVANPSELFLAERPVGVAGSAVVPSLEGSRPILVELQALVSGSSLGNPRRTTMGIDHNRVSLLVAVLEKKIGLSLMAQDIFLNVAGGVRLVEPAIDLGVMAALASSHRNRPIPERTILFGEVGLAGEVRAVSRPELRVKEAARLGFDRCLLPAGNLKNLESPPGMRLCGVRSAEEALDQLFE, from the coding sequence TTGGCCCAGCAGACAAAGACCTTCTACAGCTGCCAGCAATGCGGATTGCAGAGCCCGAAGTGGCTCGGCAAATGCCCCGATTGCGGCCAGTGGAACAGCCTCGTCGAGGAGACCCGGGTGGTAACAAAGGGGGGGGCAGCCCGCGCATTGCCGCCGGCCGGCAAGCCCCAGCTCCTCAGTGAGGTGAAGATCAGCGAAGAAGACCGCATCTGCTGTGGCATCCTGGAGCTCGACCGCGTCCTCGGTGGCGGCGTTGTCCCCGGCTCGCTGACCCTGATCGGCGGTGATCCCGGCATCGGCAAGTCGACCCTGCTGTTGCAGGCGATCGACCGCCTCGCCGCCAACGGCAAGGCCCTCTATGTGACGGCAGAGGAGTCGACGCGCCAGGTGAAGCTGCGCGGTGACCGGCTCGGGGTCGCTTCCCCCAATCTCTACCTGCTCGCGGAGACCTCCCTTGAGGCGGTCTTCGAACGGGTGCGGGAGCTCCGGCCCTCCTTCCTGGTCATCGATTCGATCCAGACCATTCATACCGCCGCCCTCGAATCGGCTCCCGGCAGTGTCAGCCAGGTGCGCGAGTGTGCGGCCAGGCTGATGCAGCAGGCCAAGGGCGAGGGGGTGCCGACCTTCATCGTCGGCCACGTCACCAAGGACGGCGCCATCGCCGGGCCGCGGATGCTCGAGCACCTGGTCGATACCGTCCTCTACTTCGAGGGGGATCCCGGCCACCCCTACCGCATCCTGCGCGCGGTCAAGAACCGCTTCGGCTCGACCAACGAGATCGGCGTCTTCTCCATGGTCGAGGCCGGCCTGCAGGAAGTCGCCAACCCCTCCGAACTCTTTCTCGCCGAACGCCCGGTCGGTGTTGCCGGCAGCGCCGTCGTTCCCTCCCTCGAAGGGAGCCGCCCGATCCTGGTCGAGCTGCAGGCCCTGGTCTCCGGCTCCTCCCTCGGCAACCCGCGGCGGACCACCATGGGGATCGACCACAACCGGGTCTCGCTGCTGGTGGCGGTGCTGGAGAAGAAGATCGGCCTCTCCCTGATGGCCCAGGACATCTTCCTCAACGTCGCCGGCGGCGTGCGGCTGGTCGAGCCGGCCATCGATCTCGGCGTGATGGCGGCGCTCGCCTCCAGCCATCGCAACCGGCCGATCCCGGAACGGACCATCCTCTTTGGTGAGGTCGGCCTGGCCGGGGAGGTTCGCGCCGTCTCGCGGCCGGAGCTGCGGGTCAAGGAAGCGGCCCGGCTCGGTTTTGACCGTTGCCTGCTGCCGGCCGGCAATCTGAAAAATCTCGAGTCCCCGCCGGGCATGCGCCTGTGCGGGGTGCGCAGCGCCGAGGAAGCGCTGGACCAGTTGTTCGAGTGA